A DNA window from Syngnathus typhle isolate RoL2023-S1 ecotype Sweden linkage group LG2, RoL_Styp_1.0, whole genome shotgun sequence contains the following coding sequences:
- the b4galnt1a gene encoding beta-1,4 N-acetylgalactosaminyltransferase 1a isoform X3, translated as MRVLSRKWLGVFAIGSFLLLLLVLFNAPNPSGSGVDLRPGRTNEAETVIREHIRDLFDDYHDISYRIKEEVACRLARNACVCVADEETFRLPFSNLLFPRVRAHQLDVKFLQSHPDPEGVKHQRAREYSRVQTRSSSPADVLIVNKANSPLQFPSQGVAVRPLNTIIIPGLGLFEEAASNHTIYLTATLGTFDVAATVERVSAAGGGTARLMLSSAFLSALNRQLQFVTYTNTIFHPKTADTVQFATESHNSFFTIKIGHPATPRLYKSGYHPKESNISELVTIVTKTFLRYDKLKDLIDSIRQFYPSVAIVVADDSEHPQQVTGAHVQQFIMPFGKGWFAGRNLAVSQVTTKYVLWVDDDFIFKADTNLEKMVDVLERTSLDLVGGAVREATGWTSTFRHTISVEAGGDDGDCIHIRRGYHHAVEGFPNCVVTDAVINFFMGRTDKVQQVGFNPRLARRGHLEFFIDGLGSLYVGSCSDVIVNHASKIKLPWSGTKSEKAYEKFRYSKSDDETYIHDENFYFSNRFKCMTRQ; from the exons ATGCGCGTCTTGTCTCGGAAGTGGCTGGGCGTGTTCGCGATCGGCTctttcctgctgctgcttctggtgCTGTTCAACGCGCCGAACCCGAGCGGTTCGGGAGTTGACCTGCGGCCGGGCAGGACCAATGAAGCGGAGACGGTCATCAGGGAGCACATTCGAGACCTCTTCGATGACTACCATGATATTTCCTATCGTATCAAAGAGGAGGTCGCGTG TCGCTTGGCAAGGAATGCGTGCGTCTGCGTGGCTGATGAGGAGACTTTTCGGCTACCTTTCTCCAACCTGCTCTTCCCACGCGTAAGGGCCCACCAGCTGGACGTGAAGTTTTTACAATCCCATCCCGACCCCGAAGGCGTGAAGCATCAGCGAGCTCGAGAATATAGCCGCGTTCAAACCAG GTCGTCCAGTCCCGCAGACGTGCTGATCGTAAATAAAGCCAACAGTCCTCTTCAGTTTCCCTCCCAGGGCGTAGCAGTCCGACCTCTCAACACCATCATCATACCAG GTTTGGGTCTTTTTGAAGAAGCAGCGTCAAACCACACG ATATATTTAACCGCCACACTGGGGACTTTTGATGTGGCGGCTACAGTGGAGAGGGTCTCGGCGGCAGGAGGAGGAACGGCGCGCTTGATGCTCTCCAGTGCTTTTCTGTCAGCCCTGAACAGGCAATTGCAGTTTGTCACCTACACCAACACCATCTTCCATCCCAAGACAGCAGACACAG TTCAGTTTGCAACTGAAAGTCACAACTCGTTTTTCACCATCAAAATTGGCCACCCTGCCACCCCGAGACTTTACAAGTCTGGCTATCATCCAAAAG AGAGCAACATCAGCGAGCTGGTTACCATTGTGACAAAGACTTTTCTACGTTACGACAAATTGAAAGATCTCATCGACAGCATACGGCAATTTTATCCATCCGTGGCCATCGTGGTGGCAGACGATAGCGAGCACCCGCAGCAAGTGACCGGAGCTCACGTCCAGCAATTCATTATGCCCTTCGGGAAG GGTTGGTTTGCTGGACGAAATCTGGCCGTGTCTCAAGTGACCACCAAATACGTGCTCTGGGTGGATgatgatttcatcttcaaagCCGACACCAACTTGGAGAAGATGGTGGACGTTCTCGAGAGGACCAGTTTGGATCTG GTCGGCGGAGCGGTTCGAGAAGCAACCGGCTGGACGTCCACATTCCGTCACACCATTTCAGTGGAAGCGGGCGGAGACGACGGCGACTGCATCCACATTCGGCGCGGCTACCATCATGCCGTCGAGGGCTTTCCTAACTGCGTGGTCACCGACGCTGTCATCAACTTCTTCATGGGGAGAACTGACAAAGTGCAGCAGGTGGGCTTCAACCCCCGGCTGGCTCGGCGAGGCCATCTAG AATTCTTCATTGACGGACTGGGCTCTCTCTATGTCGGCTCATGCAGCGACGTGATCGTAAACCACGCGTCAAAGATCAAATTGCCGTGGAGCGGAACCAAATCGGAAAAGGCCTATGAAAAATTTCGCTACTCCAAGAGCGATGATGAAACTTACATACATGATGAAAACTTTTACTTCTCAAACAGGTTCAAATGCATGACCAGGCAATAA
- the tac3a gene encoding tachykinin-3a, producing MRRRFLLVFLLLLVKLRCSQSRCEDPESRKLTSLRESLGLNIPKRNPMRRFSDLDYDSFVGLMGRRDADDTNVVQQPQKREMHDIFVGLMGRRNSETDSGPWRTADPERRGIFVNKCRLRFLQGL from the exons ATGAGGAGACGCTTTTTACTCGTGTTTCTGCTCCTCCTTGTCAAACTTCGATGCAGTCAATCCAGATGCGAGGATCCCGAGTCGCGCAAGTTAACTTCACTT CGGGAAAGTCTGGGTTTGAATATCCCCAAACGGAACCCGATGAGGAGGTTCAGCGATTTGGATTATGACAGTTTTGTGGGATTGATGGGCAGAAGAGACGCTGACG ATACAAACGTTGTGCAACAACCACAAAAAA GGGAAATGCATGACATCTTTGTTGGTTTAATGGGAAGAAGAAATTCTGAGACCG acaGTGGTCCCTGGAGGACAGCAGATCCTGAGAGGAGAGGAATCTTTGTCAACAAGTGTAGGCTGAG GTTTCTTCAGGGGCTGTaa
- the b4galnt1a gene encoding beta-1,4 N-acetylgalactosaminyltransferase 1a isoform X2, whose translation MLMSFGGDDRAPPTTKACNFPMRTHSDHTRPDRSRDRTESSSCCPRTMRVLSRKWLGVFAIGSFLLLLLVLFNAPNPSGSGVDLRPGRTNEAETVIREHIRDLFDDYHDISYRIKEEVACRLARNACVCVADEETFRLPFSNLLFPRVRAHQLDVKFLQSHPDPEGVKHQRAREYSRVQTRSSSPADVLIVNKANSPLQFPSQGVAVRPLNTIIIPVERVSAAGGGTARLMLSSAFLSALNRQLQFVTYTNTIFHPKTADTVQFATESHNSFFTIKIGHPATPRLYKSGYHPKESNISELVTIVTKTFLRYDKLKDLIDSIRQFYPSVAIVVADDSEHPQQVTGAHVQQFIMPFGKGWFAGRNLAVSQVTTKYVLWVDDDFIFKADTNLEKMVDVLERTSLDLVGGAVREATGWTSTFRHTISVEAGGDDGDCIHIRRGYHHAVEGFPNCVVTDAVINFFMGRTDKVQQVGFNPRLARRGHLEFFIDGLGSLYVGSCSDVIVNHASKIKLPWSGTKSEKAYEKFRYSKSDDETYIHDENFYFSNRFKCMTRQ comes from the exons ATGTTGATGTCATTCGGCGGTGACGATCGAGCCCCACCCACGACCAAGGCATGCAACTTCCCAATGCGCACGCACTCGGATCACACAAGACCGGACCGATCACGAGACCGGACCGAGTCATCCAGCTGCTGCCCGCGCACG ATGCGCGTCTTGTCTCGGAAGTGGCTGGGCGTGTTCGCGATCGGCTctttcctgctgctgcttctggtgCTGTTCAACGCGCCGAACCCGAGCGGTTCGGGAGTTGACCTGCGGCCGGGCAGGACCAATGAAGCGGAGACGGTCATCAGGGAGCACATTCGAGACCTCTTCGATGACTACCATGATATTTCCTATCGTATCAAAGAGGAGGTCGCGTG TCGCTTGGCAAGGAATGCGTGCGTCTGCGTGGCTGATGAGGAGACTTTTCGGCTACCTTTCTCCAACCTGCTCTTCCCACGCGTAAGGGCCCACCAGCTGGACGTGAAGTTTTTACAATCCCATCCCGACCCCGAAGGCGTGAAGCATCAGCGAGCTCGAGAATATAGCCGCGTTCAAACCAG GTCGTCCAGTCCCGCAGACGTGCTGATCGTAAATAAAGCCAACAGTCCTCTTCAGTTTCCCTCCCAGGGCGTAGCAGTCCGACCTCTCAACACCATCATCATACCAG TGGAGAGGGTCTCGGCGGCAGGAGGAGGAACGGCGCGCTTGATGCTCTCCAGTGCTTTTCTGTCAGCCCTGAACAGGCAATTGCAGTTTGTCACCTACACCAACACCATCTTCCATCCCAAGACAGCAGACACAG TTCAGTTTGCAACTGAAAGTCACAACTCGTTTTTCACCATCAAAATTGGCCACCCTGCCACCCCGAGACTTTACAAGTCTGGCTATCATCCAAAAG AGAGCAACATCAGCGAGCTGGTTACCATTGTGACAAAGACTTTTCTACGTTACGACAAATTGAAAGATCTCATCGACAGCATACGGCAATTTTATCCATCCGTGGCCATCGTGGTGGCAGACGATAGCGAGCACCCGCAGCAAGTGACCGGAGCTCACGTCCAGCAATTCATTATGCCCTTCGGGAAG GGTTGGTTTGCTGGACGAAATCTGGCCGTGTCTCAAGTGACCACCAAATACGTGCTCTGGGTGGATgatgatttcatcttcaaagCCGACACCAACTTGGAGAAGATGGTGGACGTTCTCGAGAGGACCAGTTTGGATCTG GTCGGCGGAGCGGTTCGAGAAGCAACCGGCTGGACGTCCACATTCCGTCACACCATTTCAGTGGAAGCGGGCGGAGACGACGGCGACTGCATCCACATTCGGCGCGGCTACCATCATGCCGTCGAGGGCTTTCCTAACTGCGTGGTCACCGACGCTGTCATCAACTTCTTCATGGGGAGAACTGACAAAGTGCAGCAGGTGGGCTTCAACCCCCGGCTGGCTCGGCGAGGCCATCTAG AATTCTTCATTGACGGACTGGGCTCTCTCTATGTCGGCTCATGCAGCGACGTGATCGTAAACCACGCGTCAAAGATCAAATTGCCGTGGAGCGGAACCAAATCGGAAAAGGCCTATGAAAAATTTCGCTACTCCAAGAGCGATGATGAAACTTACATACATGATGAAAACTTTTACTTCTCAAACAGGTTCAAATGCATGACCAGGCAATAA
- the b4galnt1a gene encoding beta-1,4 N-acetylgalactosaminyltransferase 1a isoform X1 — MLMSFGGDDRAPPTTKACNFPMRTHSDHTRPDRSRDRTESSSCCPRTMRVLSRKWLGVFAIGSFLLLLLVLFNAPNPSGSGVDLRPGRTNEAETVIREHIRDLFDDYHDISYRIKEEVACRLARNACVCVADEETFRLPFSNLLFPRVRAHQLDVKFLQSHPDPEGVKHQRAREYSRVQTRSSSPADVLIVNKANSPLQFPSQGVAVRPLNTIIIPGLGLFEEAASNHTIYLTATLGTFDVAATVERVSAAGGGTARLMLSSAFLSALNRQLQFVTYTNTIFHPKTADTVQFATESHNSFFTIKIGHPATPRLYKSGYHPKESNISELVTIVTKTFLRYDKLKDLIDSIRQFYPSVAIVVADDSEHPQQVTGAHVQQFIMPFGKGWFAGRNLAVSQVTTKYVLWVDDDFIFKADTNLEKMVDVLERTSLDLVGGAVREATGWTSTFRHTISVEAGGDDGDCIHIRRGYHHAVEGFPNCVVTDAVINFFMGRTDKVQQVGFNPRLARRGHLEFFIDGLGSLYVGSCSDVIVNHASKIKLPWSGTKSEKAYEKFRYSKSDDETYIHDENFYFSNRFKCMTRQ, encoded by the exons ATGTTGATGTCATTCGGCGGTGACGATCGAGCCCCACCCACGACCAAGGCATGCAACTTCCCAATGCGCACGCACTCGGATCACACAAGACCGGACCGATCACGAGACCGGACCGAGTCATCCAGCTGCTGCCCGCGCACG ATGCGCGTCTTGTCTCGGAAGTGGCTGGGCGTGTTCGCGATCGGCTctttcctgctgctgcttctggtgCTGTTCAACGCGCCGAACCCGAGCGGTTCGGGAGTTGACCTGCGGCCGGGCAGGACCAATGAAGCGGAGACGGTCATCAGGGAGCACATTCGAGACCTCTTCGATGACTACCATGATATTTCCTATCGTATCAAAGAGGAGGTCGCGTG TCGCTTGGCAAGGAATGCGTGCGTCTGCGTGGCTGATGAGGAGACTTTTCGGCTACCTTTCTCCAACCTGCTCTTCCCACGCGTAAGGGCCCACCAGCTGGACGTGAAGTTTTTACAATCCCATCCCGACCCCGAAGGCGTGAAGCATCAGCGAGCTCGAGAATATAGCCGCGTTCAAACCAG GTCGTCCAGTCCCGCAGACGTGCTGATCGTAAATAAAGCCAACAGTCCTCTTCAGTTTCCCTCCCAGGGCGTAGCAGTCCGACCTCTCAACACCATCATCATACCAG GTTTGGGTCTTTTTGAAGAAGCAGCGTCAAACCACACG ATATATTTAACCGCCACACTGGGGACTTTTGATGTGGCGGCTACAGTGGAGAGGGTCTCGGCGGCAGGAGGAGGAACGGCGCGCTTGATGCTCTCCAGTGCTTTTCTGTCAGCCCTGAACAGGCAATTGCAGTTTGTCACCTACACCAACACCATCTTCCATCCCAAGACAGCAGACACAG TTCAGTTTGCAACTGAAAGTCACAACTCGTTTTTCACCATCAAAATTGGCCACCCTGCCACCCCGAGACTTTACAAGTCTGGCTATCATCCAAAAG AGAGCAACATCAGCGAGCTGGTTACCATTGTGACAAAGACTTTTCTACGTTACGACAAATTGAAAGATCTCATCGACAGCATACGGCAATTTTATCCATCCGTGGCCATCGTGGTGGCAGACGATAGCGAGCACCCGCAGCAAGTGACCGGAGCTCACGTCCAGCAATTCATTATGCCCTTCGGGAAG GGTTGGTTTGCTGGACGAAATCTGGCCGTGTCTCAAGTGACCACCAAATACGTGCTCTGGGTGGATgatgatttcatcttcaaagCCGACACCAACTTGGAGAAGATGGTGGACGTTCTCGAGAGGACCAGTTTGGATCTG GTCGGCGGAGCGGTTCGAGAAGCAACCGGCTGGACGTCCACATTCCGTCACACCATTTCAGTGGAAGCGGGCGGAGACGACGGCGACTGCATCCACATTCGGCGCGGCTACCATCATGCCGTCGAGGGCTTTCCTAACTGCGTGGTCACCGACGCTGTCATCAACTTCTTCATGGGGAGAACTGACAAAGTGCAGCAGGTGGGCTTCAACCCCCGGCTGGCTCGGCGAGGCCATCTAG AATTCTTCATTGACGGACTGGGCTCTCTCTATGTCGGCTCATGCAGCGACGTGATCGTAAACCACGCGTCAAAGATCAAATTGCCGTGGAGCGGAACCAAATCGGAAAAGGCCTATGAAAAATTTCGCTACTCCAAGAGCGATGATGAAACTTACATACATGATGAAAACTTTTACTTCTCAAACAGGTTCAAATGCATGACCAGGCAATAA